The proteins below are encoded in one region of Saccopteryx leptura isolate mSacLep1 chromosome 1, mSacLep1_pri_phased_curated, whole genome shotgun sequence:
- the NELFE gene encoding negative elongation factor E produces the protein MLVIPPGLSEEEEALQKKFNKLKKKKKALLALKKQSSSSTASQGGVKRSLSEQPVVDTATATEQAKQLVKSGAISAIKAETKNSGFKRSRTLEGKLKDPEKGPVPTFQPFQRSVSADDDLQESSRRPQRKSLYESFVSSSDRLQELGPDGDEGPGPGDGPSRGFDWGCEDRGGARSSVSPPRSRSRSRDRSHERNRDRDRDRDRDRDRDRDRDRDRDRDRDRDRDRDRDRKSDGSFRRSDAFPEFWSPRKGNTLYVYGEDMTPALLRGAFSPFGNIIDLSMDPPRNCAFITYEKMESADQAVAELNGTQVESVQLKVSIARKQPMLDVAVGKSVWGSLAVQNNPKGCHRDKRTQRVYNDDVYKKNVVDGF, from the exons ATGTTGGTGATACCCCCCGGACTGagcgaggaggaggaggccctgCAGAAGAAATTCAACAAACTGAAGAAAAAG AAAAAGGCCCTGCTGGCTCTGAAGAAgcaaagcagcagcagcaccgcCAGCCAGGGCGGCGTCAAGCGCT CGTTATCGGAGCAGCCGGTGGTGGACACTGCCACTGCCACAGAGCAGGCGAAGCAGCTGGTGAAGTCAGGGGCCATCAGCGCCATCAAGGCCGAGACCAAGAACTCGGGCTTCAAACGCTCCCGGACCCTAGAGGGGAAGTTGAAG GACCCTGAGAAGGGGCCCGTGCCCACGTTCCAGCCGTTCCAGAGGAGCGTGTCTGCTGACGACGACCTGCAGGAG TCGTCCCGACGTCCCCAGAGGAAATCTCTGTACGAGAG CTTTGTGTCTTCCAGTGATCGGCTTCAGGAGCTGGGGCCGGACGGGGACGAGGGCCCCGGGCCTGGTGACGGCCCCTCTCGGGGCTTCGACTGGGGCTGTGAAGATCGGGGCGGCGCCCGCTCCTCCGTCTCCCCACCCCGGAGCCGGAGCCGCAGCCGGGACCGCAGTCACGAGCGGAACCGGGACAGAGACCGAGATCGGGACAGAGACCGGGACCGGGACAGAGATCGGGATCGGGACAGAGATCGGGATCGGGACAGAGATCGGGACCGCGACAGAGACCGCAAGTCAGACGGTTCTTTCCGCA GGTCGGACGCGTTCCCTGAGTTCTGGTCCCCCCGGAAAGGGAACACTCTCTATGTGTACGGGGAAGACATGACGCCCGCCCTCCTCCGCGGGGCTTTCTCTCCCTTTGGAAACATCATTGACCTCTCTATGGACCCCCCCAGAAA CTGCGCCTTCATCACCTACGAGAAGATGGAGTCAGCAGACCAGGCCGTCGCCGAG CTCAACGGGACCCAGGTGGAGTCCGTGCAGCTCAAAGTCAGCATTGCCCGCAAGCAGCCCATGCTGGACGTTGCCGTCGGCAAATCTGTCTGGGGCTCCCTCG CTGTCCAGAACAACCCCAAGGGCTGCCACAGGGACAAAAGGACCCAGAGAGTCTACAACGATGACGTCTACAAGAAGAACGTTGTGGACGGCTTCTAG